One genomic window of Cellulophaga sp. Hel_I_12 includes the following:
- the bshC gene encoding bacillithiol biosynthesis cysteine-adding enzyme BshC encodes MKLDGIPFKQTGYFSKIICDYLEEKTALTPFFNRFPKKENFEAQIKEKGANFSQKHRVVLADALENQNAKLALSDATQINIRALRDEKTFTIVTGHQLNLFTGPLYFLFKIISTINLSKELKKTYPNYNFVPIYWMATEDHDFEEINYFNLHGKKIQWNKAASGGVGRLATTGLEEVFENLSAELGTSNNATYLKNLFSEAYLKNDNLTDATRYLANTLFSEYGLVIVDGDDAALKQLLIPFITSDLFENTSFSEVSKTIKNLNDISEDYKIQVNPREINYFYLIDGVRERIIEKSGVFYINDTKISFTKEAILSEINSHPERFSPNVVTRPLYQEVILPNLCYIGGGGELAYWLELKGYFKAVNVTFPMLLLRNSALLITEKQQDKLTKLGLSTAHIFLKQNALINKKIREISNIDIDFSSQKEQLKNQFSALFDLAEQTDKSFLGAVKAQEVKQMKGLDHLEKRLLKAQKRKLKDHVIRITSIQNELFPNRSLQERQTNFSEFYLEYGDALLPELSTHLKPLSQDYIIIVF; translated from the coding sequence ATGAAACTTGATGGAATCCCATTTAAACAAACTGGTTATTTTTCTAAAATAATCTGTGATTATTTAGAAGAAAAAACAGCGCTAACTCCTTTTTTTAATAGATTTCCCAAAAAGGAAAATTTTGAAGCACAAATAAAAGAAAAGGGTGCCAATTTCTCCCAAAAGCATAGAGTTGTTCTGGCAGATGCACTAGAAAATCAAAACGCCAAATTAGCATTAAGTGATGCTACTCAAATAAATATACGCGCCCTTCGAGATGAAAAAACCTTCACTATAGTGACAGGGCATCAGTTGAATTTATTTACGGGGCCATTGTATTTTTTATTCAAGATTATCTCTACGATTAACCTTTCTAAAGAATTAAAAAAAACATATCCAAATTACAATTTTGTCCCCATTTATTGGATGGCAACGGAGGATCATGATTTCGAGGAAATCAATTATTTTAATCTTCATGGCAAAAAAATACAATGGAATAAAGCGGCCTCGGGGGGTGTTGGTCGATTAGCTACAACCGGTCTTGAAGAAGTTTTTGAAAATTTATCTGCTGAATTGGGCACGAGTAACAATGCAACTTATTTAAAAAATTTATTTTCAGAGGCTTATTTAAAAAATGATAATTTAACAGATGCTACCCGTTATTTAGCAAATACCTTATTTTCTGAATACGGATTAGTGATTGTTGATGGCGATGATGCCGCATTAAAACAACTATTAATTCCTTTTATTACATCGGACCTTTTTGAGAATACTTCTTTTTCTGAAGTCTCAAAAACGATAAAAAATCTAAACGACATTTCTGAGGATTATAAAATTCAGGTAAACCCAAGAGAAATCAATTACTTTTATTTAATTGATGGAGTTCGGGAGCGAATTATTGAAAAAAGTGGAGTTTTCTATATAAACGATACAAAAATAAGTTTTACCAAAGAGGCTATTTTATCGGAAATAAATAGTCATCCTGAGCGTTTTTCTCCAAATGTGGTTACTAGGCCATTGTATCAGGAAGTTATTTTACCTAATCTGTGCTATATTGGAGGCGGTGGAGAGCTAGCCTATTGGTTAGAGCTTAAAGGGTATTTTAAGGCCGTAAATGTTACTTTTCCAATGTTGCTATTACGTAACTCAGCACTTTTAATCACCGAAAAACAACAAGATAAATTAACGAAATTAGGGCTTTCAACCGCTCATATATTTCTGAAACAAAATGCATTAATCAATAAAAAAATACGTGAAATTTCGAATATTGATATAGACTTTAGCTCTCAAAAAGAACAGTTAAAAAATCAGTTTAGTGCCTTATTTGACCTGGCAGAACAAACCGATAAGTCGTTCTTGGGAGCGGTAAAAGCTCAAGAAGTAAAGCAAATGAAAGGGCTAGATCATTTGGAAAAGCGATTGCTAAAAGCGCAAAAGCGTAAGTTAAAAGATCATGTTATCCGAATTACCTCAATTCAAAATGAACTTTTTCCAAATCGATCTTTACAGGAACGCCAAACTAATTTTTCTGAATTTTATTTGGAGTACGGTGATGCCTTACTTCCTGAATTAAGTACACATTTAAAACCTTTGTCACAGGACTATATAATCATAGTTTTTTAG
- a CDS encoding M14 family metallopeptidase — MKKILLLVGFLSYTFSIAQSIKSPSEFLGYELGSAFSRHHEVVDYYKYLAATLPDQVQLVEYGKTNERRPLLLAYVSTAENIKNLENIRTEHLKNTVGQGSPDKAIVWLSYNVHGNESVSTEASMQTIYELLTNRKSLLENTVVIIDPCINPDGRDRYVNWYNENKNTPYNVDPNSKEHNEGWLSGRANHYMFDLNRDWAWLTQVESQQRLKVYNTWLPHVHVDFHEQGVDAPYYFAPAAEPYHEVITNFQRDFQVTIGKNHAKYFDKNGWFYFTKEVFDLFYPSYGDTYPLYNGAIGMTYEQGGSGRAGLGVLTRIGDTLTLKDRIAHHFTTGVSTVEVAAGNAQKLNDEFKKFYTDKNHKYKSFILNGHPNKLNALTKLLDLHQIEYGYATNASIKGFEYSSGKIKNLKTNEQSLVISTDQTKGTLAHVLFEPNAKLSDSLTYDITAWSLPYAYGLEAIASETKVNSTINNRTNVNPKSSISEDTYAYLSDWNSMQDARFLADLLKEGIKVRFTQKPFSLDGKKYGRGSLIITKSDNRNKKDFTSTLERIALKNQTALTPTSTGFVDKGNDFGSSSVSMIKKPKVAVLSGAPTSTLQFGEIWHFFEQQLQYPVTVLHDSKLYATDLEGYDVLVLPDGWYGSFLNSDKQKELKKWVKDGGKLIAMGGAINGLEGKDGFAVKTKEVKKDTTKTVALQTYDESEREGIKNLITGAIFKTKVDPTNPLAYGYSDSYFTLKLGSDSFDYLKDGTVAYLEKNTTPVAGFAGSEAKKQIAETMVFGVENYGRGQVVYMVDNPLFRGFWENGKLFFVNALFMVN; from the coding sequence ATGAAAAAAATTTTACTTCTTGTAGGTTTCCTTTCCTACACCTTTAGCATTGCACAAAGTATTAAATCTCCTTCTGAATTTTTAGGATATGAATTAGGTTCAGCATTCTCTAGACATCACGAAGTGGTTGATTATTACAAATATTTAGCCGCCACACTTCCTGATCAAGTGCAATTGGTTGAATATGGTAAAACCAACGAAAGAAGACCTTTACTACTTGCTTACGTTTCTACAGCGGAAAACATCAAAAATCTAGAAAATATCCGAACAGAACATCTAAAAAATACCGTAGGCCAGGGTAGTCCAGATAAGGCTATAGTTTGGTTGAGCTATAATGTGCATGGTAATGAAAGTGTGAGCACTGAAGCCTCTATGCAAACTATTTATGAACTTTTAACCAATCGTAAAAGCTTATTAGAGAATACTGTGGTTATTATTGACCCATGTATAAATCCTGATGGCCGTGATAGGTATGTAAATTGGTATAATGAAAATAAAAATACACCCTACAATGTTGACCCTAATAGTAAAGAACATAACGAAGGTTGGTTAAGTGGGCGCGCTAACCATTATATGTTCGATTTAAATCGAGACTGGGCATGGCTAACGCAAGTAGAGAGTCAACAACGCTTAAAAGTCTATAACACGTGGCTTCCTCATGTACATGTAGATTTTCATGAACAAGGTGTAGATGCTCCGTATTATTTTGCCCCAGCGGCAGAACCTTATCATGAAGTTATTACAAACTTTCAGCGCGATTTTCAAGTAACCATTGGTAAAAACCACGCCAAATATTTTGATAAAAATGGGTGGTTTTATTTTACTAAAGAAGTTTTTGACCTTTTTTACCCCAGTTATGGCGACACCTATCCTTTGTACAATGGTGCCATTGGAATGACCTACGAGCAAGGTGGTAGTGGACGAGCAGGCCTAGGGGTTTTAACCCGTATAGGTGATACCTTGACCTTAAAAGATAGAATTGCACACCACTTTACTACTGGGGTTTCTACGGTTGAAGTAGCCGCCGGAAATGCCCAAAAGCTAAATGACGAGTTCAAGAAATTCTATACCGATAAAAATCACAAATACAAAAGCTTTATTTTAAATGGGCATCCTAATAAATTAAATGCTTTAACTAAACTTCTAGATTTACATCAAATCGAGTATGGTTATGCCACCAACGCAAGCATAAAAGGATTTGAATACAGCTCGGGTAAAATAAAAAATTTGAAAACAAATGAACAATCATTAGTTATTTCAACAGACCAAACCAAAGGTACTTTAGCGCATGTTTTATTTGAACCCAATGCCAAATTAAGCGATTCATTAACCTATGACATTACGGCCTGGTCTTTACCTTATGCCTACGGATTAGAAGCTATAGCCTCTGAAACAAAAGTAAATTCTACTATTAATAATAGAACTAATGTAAATCCAAAAAGCAGTATTTCAGAAGACACTTATGCGTATTTGTCGGATTGGAATAGCATGCAGGATGCTCGTTTTTTAGCAGATTTATTAAAGGAAGGTATCAAAGTTCGTTTTACCCAAAAGCCCTTTTCTTTAGATGGAAAAAAATACGGAAGAGGAAGTTTAATAATTACTAAATCTGACAATAGAAATAAAAAAGATTTTACTAGCACTCTAGAACGTATTGCACTAAAAAACCAAACAGCCTTAACCCCCACCTCAACTGGATTTGTGGATAAAGGCAATGATTTTGGATCTAGTAGTGTAAGCATGATAAAGAAGCCTAAAGTAGCTGTACTGTCTGGAGCACCAACAAGTACATTACAATTTGGCGAAATTTGGCACTTTTTTGAGCAACAATTGCAGTATCCTGTAACGGTTCTGCACGACTCAAAATTATATGCCACAGACTTAGAAGGGTATGATGTTTTAGTACTACCTGACGGTTGGTATGGTAGTTTCTTAAATAGCGATAAGCAAAAGGAACTAAAAAAATGGGTAAAAGATGGCGGTAAATTAATTGCCATGGGCGGCGCTATCAATGGCTTAGAAGGGAAAGATGGTTTTGCGGTGAAAACCAAAGAAGTTAAAAAAGATACCACCAAGACAGTAGCCCTACAAACCTATGATGAGTCTGAACGTGAGGGCATTAAAAACTTGATTACAGGGGCTATTTTTAAAACAAAAGTTGACCCTACTAACCCATTAGCATATGGCTATAGCGACAGCTATTTTACCTTAAAACTAGGAAGTGACAGCTTTGATTATTTAAAAGATGGAACTGTTGCTTATCTTGAGAAAAATACAACTCCAGTAGCTGGTTTTGCGGGTAGTGAAGCCAAAAAACAAATAGCAGAAACCATGGTTTTTGGTGTTGAAAATTATGGTCGTGGCCAAGTAGTGTACATGGTGGATAATCCTTTATTTAGAGGTTTCTGGGAAAATGGTAAATTGTTCTTTGTCAACGCCTTGTTTATGGTGAATTAA
- a CDS encoding M24 family metallopeptidase produces MKKILFTISFLCTLGALGQHILPEEQRATLVDELLSERFNQLLPNLMDETGIDMWIVISREYNEDPVLRTMLPATWLNARRRTILLFYRDKGKNTIEKLAVARYNVGENIVSAWDKEKQPDQWKRLIALIEERNPIKIGLNYSKDHNIADGLDKTDYDEFLDYLPKKHHAKVVSAEQLAVRWIETRTPREMVIYNQLVTITHEIIAEAFSEKVITPGITTTTEVEWWMRQKVTDLGLETWFHPTVDVQRSSEALVSHLYSFSGRPDDMVILPGDLVHCDFGISYLRLNTDCQELAYVLKPNEKEAPKFLVEGLKAGNKVQDFLTQNMITGKTGNEILAKALKEARTAGLRPSIYTHPLGSYGHSAGTTIGMWDSQDGVMKDDGENYPLRQNTVYAIELNTTITVPEWNRDIRIMLEEAGFYGENGFRFVNGRQTELLLIPRVKSQLGN; encoded by the coding sequence ATGAAAAAAATACTTTTTACCATTAGCTTTTTGTGCACTTTAGGGGCCTTAGGCCAGCATATTTTACCAGAAGAACAACGTGCCACCCTTGTTGATGAACTACTTTCTGAACGATTTAACCAGCTATTACCGAATTTAATGGATGAAACCGGTATTGACATGTGGATCGTCATCTCAAGAGAATACAACGAAGATCCCGTATTGAGAACCATGCTTCCAGCCACATGGTTGAATGCACGGCGTAGAACTATACTGCTATTTTATCGCGATAAAGGCAAAAATACTATTGAAAAATTAGCGGTGGCAAGGTATAATGTAGGTGAGAATATTGTTTCTGCGTGGGATAAAGAAAAACAACCTGACCAATGGAAGCGCTTAATAGCATTGATAGAAGAGCGAAATCCTATTAAAATTGGACTCAACTATTCCAAAGACCACAATATTGCCGACGGGTTAGACAAGACCGATTACGATGAATTTTTAGATTATCTTCCAAAAAAACATCATGCTAAAGTAGTCTCTGCAGAACAGTTGGCAGTACGATGGATTGAAACGCGAACACCAAGAGAAATGGTTATTTACAATCAACTGGTAACTATTACCCATGAGATCATTGCCGAGGCTTTTTCGGAAAAAGTGATTACCCCTGGAATAACCACAACCACTGAAGTAGAGTGGTGGATGCGCCAAAAAGTAACAGATTTAGGTCTAGAAACCTGGTTTCACCCCACCGTGGATGTACAACGAAGTAGTGAAGCACTGGTAAGTCATTTATATTCTTTTTCCGGCCGACCTGATGATATGGTAATTTTACCTGGAGATTTAGTGCATTGCGATTTCGGAATAAGCTATTTACGCTTAAACACCGATTGCCAAGAGTTGGCTTATGTTTTAAAGCCCAATGAAAAAGAAGCGCCAAAGTTTTTAGTAGAAGGCTTAAAAGCAGGTAATAAAGTTCAAGATTTTCTAACCCAAAATATGATTACTGGTAAAACGGGAAATGAAATTCTTGCCAAAGCACTTAAGGAGGCAAGAACGGCGGGATTGAGACCTTCTATTTATACGCATCCCCTTGGTTCTTATGGTCATTCTGCAGGCACTACGATTGGCATGTGGGATTCTCAGGATGGGGTTATGAAAGACGATGGCGAAAACTATCCCTTACGTCAAAATACCGTATATGCCATTGAACTAAATACCACTATCACCGTTCCTGAATGGAATAGAGATATACGAATCATGCTTGAAGAAGCAGGTTTTTACGGTGAAAACGGTTTTAGGTTTGTCAACGGCCGCCAAACAGAATTACTGTTGATTCCAAGAGTAAAAAGTCAACTTGGAAATTAA
- a CDS encoding TonB-dependent receptor produces MKHLFLALLIVTAFSCTAQKVIKKKVEIVPALIDINEDLKPKDLGSLTGSCNAPIEIISCCFQGKIITSRNLPFKIYDVPTANLNLPQDFYNRIISHVPGVQIRNTDSGLNKTPTITMRGDRHTIYVIDGIRYYDASILNAINLNDIESIKVGTDVAASNYLLFSNN; encoded by the coding sequence ATGAAACATTTATTTTTGGCATTATTGATTGTAACCGCTTTCTCCTGTACAGCTCAAAAAGTAATTAAAAAAAAAGTAGAAATAGTCCCTGCTTTAATAGACATCAACGAAGACCTTAAACCTAAAGATTTAGGGTCGTTAACTGGTTCTTGTAATGCGCCTATTGAAATAATTTCGTGTTGCTTTCAGGGGAAAATAATTACGTCTAGAAACCTTCCATTTAAAATTTACGATGTACCAACCGCTAATTTAAATCTTCCTCAAGATTTTTATAATCGTATCATTAGTCACGTTCCAGGCGTACAAATAAGGAATACTGATTCAGGTTTAAATAAAACACCAACAATTACGATGCGTGGCGATAGGCATACCATTTATGTCATAGACGGAATTAGGTACTACGATGCCAGCATTTTAAATGCCATAAACCTTAATGATATTGAAAGCATCAAAGTAGGCACCGATGTCGCAGCAAGTAATTATTTACTTTTTAGTAACAATTGA
- a CDS encoding AMP-binding protein, which produces MITSKNIHLAFKLNGISFSFDDLKEVAYSLIKEGEDFEVAIGNFLIDWIDDSDVIEVSTSGSTGVPQKIKLKKQHMVNSAMATGEYFGLKPTNTALLCLPATYIAGKMMLVRAMVLGLHLECVQPNSNPVQKIKAVYDFGAMIPLQLENSLSKMKHFRTLIIGGSPLSNRLISQIQTKKTMVYETYGMTETISHIAVKKVNHAIKKTTYFEALPNIKLKIDDRNCLVIHAPEIAEKEVITNDVVNLISASQFEWLGRFDSIINSGGVKLNPETIEAKLNEVLKQSFFVAGIPDPVLGEKLVLILEGSVDVLAIQTTVAQLKSLTKFEIPKEIFCLEKFIRTENGKLQRTKTLSLALK; this is translated from the coding sequence ATGATCACATCAAAAAATATCCATCTGGCCTTTAAACTCAACGGAATTTCATTTTCTTTTGATGATTTAAAAGAAGTTGCCTACAGTTTAATAAAGGAAGGTGAAGATTTTGAAGTAGCCATCGGTAATTTTTTAATAGATTGGATAGATGACTCTGATGTTATTGAAGTATCGACATCTGGATCAACAGGTGTTCCACAAAAAATAAAATTAAAAAAACAGCATATGGTCAATTCTGCCATGGCTACAGGAGAATATTTTGGTTTAAAACCAACAAACACGGCTTTATTATGCTTGCCAGCAACCTATATAGCAGGTAAAATGATGCTGGTTAGGGCGATGGTTTTAGGCTTGCATTTAGAGTGTGTACAGCCTAATTCAAATCCGGTTCAAAAAATAAAGGCAGTATATGATTTTGGAGCAATGATTCCCTTACAATTAGAGAATTCTTTGTCAAAAATGAAGCATTTTAGAACCCTGATCATAGGTGGTTCACCGCTTTCAAATAGGTTGATATCACAAATTCAAACCAAAAAAACAATGGTCTATGAAACCTATGGTATGACGGAAACGATCAGCCATATTGCAGTAAAAAAGGTAAACCATGCGATAAAAAAAACTACTTATTTTGAAGCTTTACCGAATATAAAATTAAAAATTGATGACCGAAACTGCTTGGTAATTCATGCTCCAGAAATTGCAGAGAAAGAAGTCATCACCAATGACGTAGTGAATTTAATTTCTGCTTCCCAATTCGAATGGTTGGGAAGGTTTGATAGTATAATTAATTCTGGCGGCGTAAAACTAAATCCTGAAACCATAGAAGCGAAACTCAATGAAGTTTTAAAACAATCGTTTTTTGTTGCGGGGATTCCTGATCCGGTACTAGGTGAAAAATTAGTTTTAATTCTTGAAGGTAGCGTTGATGTGCTAGCCATACAAACAACAGTAGCGCAATTAAAAAGTCTCACTAAGTTCGAAATACCAAAAGAAATCTTCTGCTTAGAAAAATTTATACGAACTGAAAACGGTAAATTACAGCGTACTAAAACCTTAAGCTTGGCGCTAAAGTAA
- a CDS encoding CPBP family intramembrane glutamic endopeptidase translates to MYIEQGYKSSAGLWKYWILPVGFILFIVMNYLATIASPISVEDSMQQLIAQLGTTTVFVMVLFPLILGLFVVLGWTKLVHEQSIRSLTTSRKKIDWKRIFFAFGLWGLVTIVLTGIDIYLQPEDFVFNFKPMPFFILLVVGALLIPLQTSFEEYLFRGHMMQGIGLMAKNKWVPLVITSVLFGVMHIANPEVTKLGYGIMVYYIGTGFFLGIITLMDEGLELALGFHAGNNLIGALLLTADWTAFQTDSLYKDISQPTLGWDVLIPVLVVYPILLLIFAKIYKWTNWKEKLTGKILNKEEFLNL, encoded by the coding sequence ATGTATATAGAACAAGGATATAAGAGTAGTGCTGGATTGTGGAAGTATTGGATTTTACCAGTGGGGTTTATACTTTTTATTGTCATGAACTATTTAGCAACCATAGCATCTCCTATAAGCGTTGAAGATAGTATGCAACAACTTATAGCGCAATTAGGGACCACTACGGTATTTGTGATGGTTTTATTTCCCTTAATTTTGGGGCTGTTTGTGGTTTTAGGGTGGACCAAATTAGTACACGAACAGTCCATTAGGTCTCTTACGACTTCTAGAAAAAAAATTGATTGGAAACGAATTTTTTTCGCTTTTGGATTATGGGGGCTAGTTACCATTGTATTAACAGGCATAGATATTTACCTACAACCTGAGGATTTTGTTTTTAACTTTAAACCAATGCCTTTTTTTATCTTGCTCGTAGTAGGTGCATTATTGATACCCCTACAAACAAGTTTTGAAGAGTATTTATTTCGAGGGCATATGATGCAGGGCATAGGTTTAATGGCTAAAAATAAATGGGTGCCGCTTGTCATAACTTCGGTATTATTCGGTGTGATGCACATTGCAAATCCAGAAGTCACCAAATTAGGATATGGTATTATGGTATATTATATCGGTACCGGTTTTTTCCTTGGAATTATTACCTTAATGGATGAAGGCTTAGAATTAGCCTTAGGTTTTCATGCCGGGAATAATTTAATTGGTGCTTTACTGTTAACAGCAGATTGGACGGCTTTTCAAACCGATTCCCTTTATAAAGATATTTCACAACCTACATTGGGTTGGGATGTTCTAATTCCTGTTTTAGTCGTGTATCCTATTTTGTTATTAATTTTTGCTAAAATTTACAAATGGACTAATTGGAAGGAAAAACTTACAGGTAAAATATTGAATAAAGAAGAATTTTTAAACCTTTAA
- a CDS encoding o-succinylbenzoate synthase has translation MKASYKKYILDFKRASGTSRGILKQKETWFIILENNSKFGIGECGILRGLSVDDVPNYEAKLQWTCANIHLGKEVLWQKLIEFPSIQFGVEQAFLSLEAEHPFDLFPSKFTRNQAPILINGLIWMGDEGFMLEQIEHKLADGFSCIKMKIGAIDFKSELKLLASIRKQYSKDQIELRVDANGAFSPENALTKLKQLSEYDLHSIEQPIKPGNFAAMKLLCESTPLPIALDEELIGVFDYTKKLALLQTIQPQYIILKPSFVGGFKGSQEWIALAEKNNIGWWITSALESNVGLNAIAQWTYTLDSKLPQGLGTGSLFSNNFDSPLTVEKGTILYKKDKNWPMNLITEVCI, from the coding sequence ATGAAAGCATCTTATAAAAAATATATTCTTGACTTTAAAAGAGCTAGTGGTACTTCCCGTGGCATTTTAAAACAAAAAGAAACCTGGTTTATTATACTAGAAAATAATTCTAAATTTGGAATAGGTGAATGTGGCATTTTACGTGGATTGAGCGTAGATGATGTTCCAAATTATGAAGCAAAATTGCAATGGACTTGTGCTAATATACATTTAGGAAAAGAGGTGCTTTGGCAAAAGTTAATCGAATTCCCGAGTATTCAATTTGGTGTAGAACAAGCATTTTTATCCCTAGAAGCCGAACATCCTTTTGATTTATTTCCATCAAAATTTACAAGAAACCAAGCACCGATTCTTATAAACGGACTGATTTGGATGGGTGATGAAGGTTTTATGCTGGAGCAAATTGAACACAAACTAGCAGATGGTTTTTCGTGTATTAAAATGAAAATTGGAGCGATTGATTTTAAATCAGAACTGAAACTGTTAGCTTCCATAAGAAAACAATACTCTAAAGACCAAATTGAACTGAGAGTTGATGCCAATGGGGCCTTTAGCCCTGAAAATGCATTAACAAAACTAAAGCAGTTGTCGGAGTACGATTTGCATTCTATTGAACAACCCATAAAACCAGGTAATTTTGCAGCGATGAAATTATTATGCGAAAGCACACCATTACCTATTGCACTGGACGAAGAATTAATTGGGGTTTTTGACTATACTAAAAAGTTAGCCTTATTACAAACGATACAACCCCAATACATTATTTTAAAACCAAGTTTTGTGGGAGGTTTTAAAGGAAGTCAAGAATGGATAGCGCTTGCGGAAAAAAATAATATTGGTTGGTGGATTACCAGCGCCTTAGAAAGTAATGTTGGTTTAAATGCCATCGCGCAATGGACCTATACTTTAGACTCAAAATTACCTCAAGGCTTAGGAACAGGTAGCTTGTTTAGCAATAATTTTGATAGTCCCTTGACCGTAGAGAAAGGAACCATTTTATATAAAAAAGATAAAAATTGGCCAATGAATTTAATAACTGAGGTATGTATATAG
- a CDS encoding SDR family oxidoreductase, giving the protein MKSKKVIWITGASSGIGEALAYLFNKNEDTIIISARNIAALEKVKNTCKFPENCHILPLDVSDFKALPEKASQAFKAFGTIDILINNAGVSQRSLIVATEFEVYQKLMEVNYLGTVALTKLVLPYFIQQQKGQFVTVTSLMGKFASPYRSGYCGAKHALHGFFDALRMEHEKDGLKVTLICPGFVQTNVAKNALTADGSAQKSEDKATENGLPVAVFAQKMKKAIENQKFEVYIGQKEVFGVYLKRFFPKLLHRMVLRSTVR; this is encoded by the coding sequence ATGAAGTCAAAAAAAGTAATTTGGATTACTGGAGCATCCTCTGGAATTGGAGAAGCCTTAGCTTATTTATTTAATAAAAATGAAGATACTATTATTATATCTGCAAGGAATATAGCCGCTTTAGAAAAGGTGAAAAATACTTGCAAATTTCCTGAAAACTGTCATATTTTGCCTTTAGATGTAAGTGATTTTAAAGCATTACCTGAAAAAGCCTCTCAAGCTTTTAAAGCTTTCGGAACTATTGATATCTTAATTAATAATGCCGGTGTCAGCCAACGTTCTTTAATTGTCGCTACTGAATTTGAAGTGTATCAAAAACTAATGGAAGTTAATTATTTAGGTACTGTAGCCTTGACAAAATTAGTGCTACCCTATTTTATACAACAGCAAAAAGGACAATTTGTTACGGTGACAAGTTTAATGGGGAAATTTGCTTCTCCTTACCGTTCTGGGTATTGTGGTGCTAAACATGCATTGCACGGTTTTTTTGATGCCCTGCGCATGGAGCACGAGAAAGACGGATTAAAAGTAACTTTAATTTGTCCTGGATTTGTACAGACCAATGTTGCAAAAAATGCCTTAACAGCGGATGGTAGTGCGCAAAAAAGTGAAGATAAGGCTACCGAAAATGGTTTACCTGTAGCTGTTTTTGCTCAAAAAATGAAAAAGGCGATTGAAAATCAAAAGTTTGAAGTGTATATTGGTCAAAAAGAAGTTTTTGGAGTTTACCTCAAACGTTTTTTTCCAAAGCTTCTACATCGAATGGTTTTAAGAAGTACGGTAAGATAG
- a CDS encoding metal-dependent hydrolase codes for MKITFLGHATLFIKTTKALILVDPFISGNDLAKNKINIADIKPDFILLTHAHQDHVLDVEAIAQQSNATIVSNYEITTYYEKKGFKVHPMNHGGNWNFNFGSLKYVNAIHTSSFADGTYGGQPGGFILSADDKNVYIAGDTALTYDMQLIPMTFTLDLAILPIGDNFTMGVDDAIIASDFVGCDVVLGYHFDTFGYIKIDHTQAKQKFEEADKKLYLLDVGKSIIL; via the coding sequence ATGAAAATTACCTTTTTAGGGCATGCTACCTTATTCATAAAAACCACCAAAGCTTTAATACTGGTTGATCCATTTATTTCAGGCAACGACCTAGCAAAAAATAAGATAAATATTGCTGATATTAAACCCGATTTTATTTTGCTTACACATGCCCATCAAGACCATGTTTTAGATGTTGAAGCTATTGCTCAACAATCAAATGCTACCATTGTAAGTAATTATGAAATTACTACCTACTACGAAAAGAAGGGATTTAAAGTGCACCCCATGAACCATGGAGGAAATTGGAACTTTAACTTTGGAAGTCTTAAATATGTCAATGCGATTCATACCTCGTCTTTCGCTGATGGCACTTATGGCGGGCAACCAGGAGGATTTATTTTATCTGCTGATGATAAAAATGTATATATCGCTGGGGATACTGCCTTGACTTACGATATGCAACTGATCCCAATGACCTTTACCTTAGACTTAGCTATTTTGCCGATTGGCGATAATTTTACCATGGGTGTAGACGATGCCATAATCGCGTCTGATTTTGTAGGCTGTGATGTTGTTTTAGGCTATCATTTTGATACTTTCGGATATATAAAAATAGATCATACACAGGCCAAACAAAAATTTGAAGAAGCGGATAAAAAGCTTTATCTATTGGATGTTGGAAAGTCGATTATTTTGTAG